The following are from one region of the Nitrospirota bacterium genome:
- a CDS encoding ferritin-like domain-containing protein yields MMEIKWGRNGKFLACPCYKGDPLLSDRVAHCTRVEDYTTRHMLEDMAKDVDQHIDWIEAQLETIKQVGLENYFSEQIKKDG; encoded by the coding sequence ATGATGGAGATCAAGTGGGGCCGGAACGGAAAATTCCTGGCGTGCCCGTGCTATAAAGGTGATCCGCTCTTGAGCGACCGGGTGGCGCATTGCACGAGGGTTGAGGACTACACCACCCGGCACATGCTCGAAGACATGGCGAAGGATGTGGACCAGCACATCGATTGGATCGAAGCGCAGCTCGAGACGATCAAGCAAGTCGGTCTGGAGAACTATTTCTCGGAGCAAATTAAAAAGGACGGCTGA